CCTGTGCTAACCAATGGCATTGTGTATGGTTAGAAGTGGACTCGATTCTCACTTTGTCAATGATAGCCAATAACAAAACAGATGTTCCAATCACAATCAGAGAAGAATGGTTGAAGACTTTACAGCAAATTCAAAcaatgaatttaatatattcACATATATACCGAGAAGGAAATCAAGTTGCCGATCTGCTGGCCAATCACGGTTTTTTTTCCAGAGACGAATTTTCGTGGTTTTCAGAAGCTCCTAACTTTATTATAAAAGAAGCTTTAAGGGATATCAATGGTCCTGTTAGATATAGAGTTAAGGCATAAAGAATTTTGAATGTAATTCGtatgtaaattttatattttgttgttcAGTATATTATAATGTAATAATACAAcatattttcttaaaagaaaaatgatatgaatgaaattattaaaactattttaaatcATGAACAGTTCTTTACATGTAGAAAAGTTATAGTATGGTATAGTTCACTTAATTGGCTGGGTTGAAACAAGTTTAGTATGATTAGATCATAGGAATTAGAGTTATGTGCTATTTAGTAGTGGTGGGACTATAGGGATGATTAGGCATAATTTTGGTAGAATTGGGCATGAAAAACACTCCTCTGTTTAGAGCGAACATATTCCAATTAAGACTTCTAAATGAGATAAAGCACAAACAAGAATGTTGTTGTATTAGTACTATTCACATTCATTCACCTAACTACTTAGCTTAAGAGTGtgaaaatcgaaattaagtaaTTCCCAAGTGCAAAGATTCATGCAAATTTAGATTGAGACTTGTTCATGACTGTTTCACCACAAACAAGGCAGAGGCATAATGACACAACTAATCAGAAGACAATACTTGAGTGCATAAAGCATGTAAAATGGCACAATCAACTTCTACACAGAGCTGCAGTACaagcatattatattaattaatactcATAAATGGCCAATTCAAAATAGTTTCTCAATTTGTTTCATCCCCCGAGAAATCCTTCTTCTCTCATATTATTCAACAATTAATACAGATGAATGACAACAGTACTACTACTCAAACTACTCCTTGAATCTCATCAGAAGGGGGATGAGATGAAAGAACATTATCTGGGTAAGCCTAGATAGCAATGGAGATGCTTAATGTGGTCAACAAATATATGTAGTATCAATAGACTTCGACATGCCAATGCTTGTTCTTTTTGAGCTGTGAAAGTTTCTCATCCCAACTCTCCCCTCTCTGCTCAGCAACCCTCTTGAGGGTTTCTTGGATTCCAGGCATCATCCCTTTGAGTCCACAGAAGTAAATGTGAGCTCCATTGTCCAAGAGTTTAAAGATTTCGTCACTGTATTCTTCAATCTTATCTTGGACGTACATCTTTCCACCGTTCTTGTTCTTATGTTCTCGGCTAAGTGCTTTGTCATACCGGAAGTTATCAGGGTAGTCCTTGAGATATTTGGTGAACTCTTCATCATAAAGTAGACTGTCATTGTTGGCAACCCCGAGGAATAACCAAGCAAGGCCACCGAACTTGAAAGTTGGAACAGATTCCATGAACATACGACGTAGATAGCCTCTGTATGGTGCAACACCAGTTCCAGTAGCGATCATTATGTGAGTGGCATTTGGGTTATCTTCAGGCAAAAGCATTATCTTGCCAGAGGGGCCTGCAATAATAGGAAAGAAGAAACATGTTTCATCAATCTTTACCAAAATAAAATGAACATGACAAGTGAAACCATACACAAATAAGTTAGCCAATAATGTCTGCTTTCAATTTCCTTGGTTCCTTTCTAAACCTACTTGAAAGAAATACCCCTAACTAGTACCTTCCATAACTAAAGTTCTAGAGGCAAAAACAACCCTTTCATGGCAGAACCATACTCGACATTCATTTACCTGTAACTTTAACTTTATCTCCAGGCTTCGAATTGCACAAGTAGTTACTGCACACCCCATTCTTGGAAGGATCCTCTTTCCCTGTTTCAGGATCATAGTAAACAGCACGACGCACACACAAGCTAGCAGTCTTACCATCAAAGAAATCCCCATACCTAGTCGATGCTATAGAATAAAGACGAACATTCTGAGGCATTCCAGGTTTCTTTGGGTTTTCGCCCTGTGATGAAAACAAATATATTGTTTGTATTAGCATAATGTTTCACAATGAGATCTAACGCGAAGATTATACGTAATGATCTTGACAACTTACCGGGGGAATTATTCCATAACTTTGTCCTTCCCAGTAAGGTACATTGCCGCCATGATCAATCACGACATGGCAAGTCTCTCCAGGTGCTTTTGGGCCCACTATCCTCTCAACAGAAACAATGGTTGCTGTGTAAGGTTCCTTAGGCTTGTGTAAATTCAACGGGGGCTCTTTGGCATCTTCAAGGTGTAAAGGCGAAACAGCGACCTTAGGCGCGGATGCTTGTTGCACAGACATACACAGTACTTTTCGATCTCTTGACACCCCATTCTTTGTCTTGAAGTTCAAAGATAATGTAGGTGCCAAAGATTTATCAGGAAAGTTTAGAGTATTGGTCTGCAAAACACAAAtaaaacaagttttttttttttgagaaatcatcaactatataaaataacatatacaCCATGGCTcagattatattaaattctttatggTCCAACCTAGAATTCATTTGTCCTTACACAAATTATTAATTCATATGGATTTTGTTTGAGACTAATGACCATTAAAATCATTATAGAGGAACAACTTTAAAAAGTGCCATCAAAACTAATACCACTGAACATGAATAGGGAAAACAATCAATCTATTGTAAAACAAAACAGACAAAAATATCCAAAAATTGAATGttttcaattacaaaatcatGTTTTGTCCAATCTGGAAAACGACAGGTATTTGTCCATACTAGATTACAAAACCCttcaattgaaaaaaaataaaattgatcagCAAACAAACCTTAAACACAGATCGCTTAAGGGAGCAATCACTTCCAACGGGAACAGTCACAGAAACCTTCAAAACGAAACAAACCCATTAAGCAAAAGTTGATTTGGATATGAGAAAAccaataaagaaagaaaaagattaaGACTTTGCTCAACATTCTCGAGAACCAAACAAAGGGTATCTAAAAAGCAAAGACAAACCTGAGAGAGGGTGGAAATGGAGTGAGCCATGGCGGAGAAAtctagagaaagagaaagatatTTGGGGAAGGTTGAAGAGAGTGAAGGGTGTTAATATAGTTATAGGGAAGGAGAGGAGTAGCTGATTAGGTGTGTTGAAGAGAGTGATGATCCTTTGGAGACTATCAAAGGACAGGTTTAGGCTTGTGTTTGGTTGGTTCCTTCGGTTTGCTCTTTACTGTAACTACGGcgccatctctctctctctctctctctctctctcactttgATTgactttctttattattattattgttgttctcTGCTTGAGTAGTAACTTGcaatttctttattattattattattattacggTAAATAGCAATAagtatctaaattttaaatttataagtgGCATAAATTCAATGATTTTTATTAGTAGCATATGTACttaatgtttgtaaaattgtaattttgctTTATTTTTGTCAGTACATGCtctgttttaaatttattaaaagaagatttagaagtaactgatactacataTTTACGTCTAGACCAAATAATTCAGAATCTGGATTTTATATGTGCCATGTTTAAGACAATAATAGAGTCTGTACTGATGAAACTGAAAGAAAGttatagttttataaaaattgagtacttatgccgctaaaaaaaTCATTAGTTTTATGTCACttacaaactcaaaattttaGGTACTTCTGTCTCTATttaaccttattattattattattattattattattattattattattattattatttctcttttccaatttttctttttgaggAATAAACTATTTGTTTATTGCATTAAAGGCCCTCATCACTATATTATTAGCTAAAAAGGATGATCACATCAAACCACTTGTGAAACTTACCAATATTGTTGTTGATGAATTCAAATTGGCTTTGGATTTTAGGTGTAACTTCATTAGCATATTGCACTTTAACGTATGAAACATTATAAGAGGTGGCCTTTAatgaataattagtattttttttatatatttattaaattaaaatactaaCCTAAtattaaaagagaaatttataaaaatactaaaatttgaattaacttttacaaaaatactgtcacacggaaatcttttcaaaaatactgtgtttttataaaacaccagtaaaacacaaagcagaacaactcaaaataacagtagaacacctaaaaaacaccagtagatACCAGTGAAAACTTTACACAGTATAGtgtagtatgaaacttataaaaaaatacagtaaaaaagtaaaaaataccgcctagcagtatttctataaaaaaaatagtaaaagttagtataccatgtaaatttccctattaaAATGAGCAATATCAAGCTTGAAAGTTGGTTTGTTGGGGTTTTCTTCTAAAAAAAATGAGCAATAACAATATTTCGTATAGTATGattaccattttttttcttgaattggTACTGTATAGTATAAGAATTCTACAACATTTgttatatcaatttttttttagggctatttacaaaaatatgggaaaataaagataagttttgatatatatggcataaaatttaattacactaaatatgtcattttttgaaaaaacttacaaatatgggaaaaagtcatcaggaatgccataaaaaactttaactCTGTATttccttttatatatttttttcttttttttaaaaaataaaatactaaaataaataaaaaatgatctcaactatagatattattttttttttacagaaattaaacttgtttttttttttatttaaactactatttttttctttgtttttttttattaaaaactaattatttctttaaaagcacagaaaaaaaaaccagtttcatcaacatcatcctgaaaaaaaaacaatataaaaaattatattctaaaaataatataaactttaaaaatcagtttcatcaacattgaaagaaactaataatttcattaaaagaataaaaaaatagtttcattatgttattatatttttttttaagttacttttttattattttgtttccaggtttgaaacttacacttatattttgttattaaattattggtatgcattatgtgttgttttgattatatttgtgattagtattttttttttgtaattttgtgtgtgtgtttttttcttttttatttgattatctgatgaaactggtttcaattaactttattattaacatttgtattttgttataattttttataacgtcaaaactggtttcacaggttttaactgttctgtaatggggttgctccatttatataatattattttatattttttagtttgtataaaccagttttattattgtatgatatttgaacaacaatttttattttattttaattaaccagtttctgacacacatattattttattattttcataactggttttttttaagtaactagtttttataactgatttttttattgttgttcaaaattgagttttattcaattttttattaatttatttcaagaaactggtttttatttgtttgtttttattttggttgttttactaactggtttctcacattccactgttttttttgttattcttttatagtttttattgtatttttgtctctttaattttctttgtttcttttttttctctttgattttaatttatgattctctttgttatatttgctgcatattgtatgtttaaattaactttaatttttgagcaagcaaataaaaaattaaatgccaaaataaagaatgaagttagaagtttgattattaggtattgatataaaatttatatgttcgaaactggtttttaaatttagtatcgtttgtaaaagtttagttattagacattgtgtattttttattatgttattgatgaaactatttttttttttgcctcttttaatgaaataattcgtttcttttaatattgatgaaactggtttttaaagttagtatcgttttagattgtaatttttttcattatcttgttgacgaaactattttttttattctttaaatgaaattattagtttctttcaatgttgatgaaactagtttttaaagtttggattcttttcagattatgattttttatattgttttttttttttcaggatgatgttgatgaaactggttttttttttctgctttttttaatggaataattagtttttaacaaaaaaaataaatagtagtttaaataaaaaaaaatttaatttttgtaaaaaaaaaatgaaatataaaaatgtacacttattatatatattaagagaaaaaaattagtttgagaaaaaatatttaaaaaaaaaagagagacacaaagagaaattagagaaaaaaaaatagagagataagagaaagaaagaaaaaaaaaagtagcaactgacttaaaaattgaaaagaaaaaagagagcgaAAATTgactacaaaatatataaaaaagacaaaaaaaaaaattgaagcttcaataagtaaaaagaaaaaaaaaattaagaaaagtataaaagtaaaatgttcttgtcaaattaaaaatgtaatgtttgaaaaaaatgtagtatttggtgtaaattttctAAATAGAAAGAAACCTTaaatgtaaatgtaaaataaattaaaaaaaaaataaaactaattaagctaaaaacaaaaatataaaatatgagattggataataagtttataaaaatatggcatatcaaataccataaaaaatcttaaacgTGAAAAAATGTCATAGAAGAGTGACAAACTtataaatgccatatttttctaatttttttatgaaatcccatatttcatgtaatttttacattttttttaacacaATTACTAGTCTTGACGtggtaaaaatattataattgagACTTTGAGGACAAATTGTTCGCCAGCCATTgggtcatttaaaaaaaaatgccaTTTGGTCGTCTTATACTACACTAGTAAAAATGTGTCGATATGAGATGTCCTTTATGTGGATTGAATGATGAATCTATTGAACATTTATATCTATCTTGTGAAGTGGCCCTGCATTTGTGGCGATCCTCACCTTAGTGTATCTACCATGTTTGTGATACTGGTATTCGTCTTTGGGACTGGGTAAAATTCATCTAGGAACTTAAAAATAAGGGGATACAGGTTGAGGAAGTCTTTCTTTATGCTTCAATTGTTGTTGACATTATATGGAGGATGCGCAGTGAAAGGGTACACAATAATACTCCTCCTGATGTGCTGAAATGTATTGACAATATTTGCACTTCTTTTGCAGAGCTACATGCTTCTCTTTTGCCTAACCCTGCGCCGATCTTGTGTGAGACCTGGACTCCACCTCCTCAGGAttggataaaaataaattgtgatGTTAGAGTAGGCTTAGAGAGTATGTGCACAGCTGTTGTAGCAAGGAATCATCTGGGTAAGGTGATTTAGATTCACACGTCTCGGCTGAATTTCTCGGATGCCTTATGTGGAGAAGCTGCAACCTGCTCTTTGGCTGTCTCGTCGGCTTTGGAGTCAGGTACAAGTATGTTATTGTGGAGAGTGACTCGAGACTAGTTATCAATGCGCTCAATAGGAATGTATTCCATTAGGCCCTTAATAACTATATCTCTTTTTGTATTAAGTCATCTCCCTCTTTTATTAGCTGTAACTTTTTAAATGTTAATAGAACTTGTAACTTTGTTGCCCATAATGTGACTAAGTGGGCTTTCACCCACCAATTGTACGGTTCCATTTTGATTTCCTCAGTTGCAGAGGAACTATTTTGTAATGACCAAGAGGTCTAACTAGTGTTTCGGTTATTAATGCATGAATACGcttagtttcaaaaaaaaaaaaaaaaagtaaaaatgtgTCGATGTTAAATTCaatcatttatttacttattgaaAAATCGTGTTCTTGCAAATACtaataattttctttaataacagtaaagaaaaaaaatagaaataatagtgcagaatttaaaaacTTGACATAAGAGAATTGtatgtggtatcagtgttcttttAAACAATACTAGTACACGAGGTTACGcatagagaatgaaatcaattagtaaagtatcaaagattacaaaaataattgacttaaacaaatttagactccctctaatgATTTGACGCAACCCTTTGTAATTCACTTTGCTAATCTGATCTCTGAACTACACTAAGTAGTGAACTCCCTTCAATTATTGATGTGTGcttaatgttgggttttgtgccctaaataaaacccattacaatctgattagttatcaatttagaatattGAAGTggtttatgattacatgtatgttacatgtttatggtttaatatatatacttgatatatgtacaaaatcagttaaatccagaacatatagttattcacaattacagtattgtcagtacagtggaatgtgattgtgattatatgattcagaagatttggtccctgttcatcagtgttttggatttacactgatgtgataatcaacgatgaagtatacttacacttggagtaagtgttatgttctttccagaacattagcaaagtatactagtttcgaatgtatggagtatacattggactggaccgatattgaacttggtcaaagatattgtaaacttaccgttgtatctttccaagtcaatgtcagaagttgatcttagattaagagaatctaaatcctgatatgcttaggctcaatctcaggagtgttattcatgttctttgatttattagttaaagcctacttttgaatcagggtgatacatatattttgggaacatgatagcataactgagtgggagtgttgaacataaatatggaaatctatagcttctactggtgtatagaagtaaagtgatgattctttttgagcttagttaaatagaagtaaatggatgagctcttgtttcagtgactgtatactagatcactaaaacatcatttacaggtaactaagtgttcaaaggggcaaaatacattgaggggtgtaaacggtaaattggtcctatctcgatgtaaatcatctatatagaagatctctaaatcacattaagattataacaatggttaaatgagatagcat
This region of Cannabis sativa cultivar Pink pepper isolate KNU-18-1 chromosome 7, ASM2916894v1, whole genome shotgun sequence genomic DNA includes:
- the LOC115697214 gene encoding ferredoxin--NADP reductase, root isozyme, chloroplastic encodes the protein MAHSISTLSQVSVTVPVGSDCSLKRSVFKTNTLNFPDKSLAPTLSLNFKTKNGVSRDRKVLCMSVQQASAPKVAVSPLHLEDAKEPPLNLHKPKEPYTATIVSVERIVGPKAPGETCHVVIDHGGNVPYWEGQSYGIIPPGENPKKPGMPQNVRLYSIASTRYGDFFDGKTASLCVRRAVYYDPETGKEDPSKNGVCSNYLCNSKPGDKVKVTGPSGKIMLLPEDNPNATHIMIATGTGVAPYRGYLRRMFMESVPTFKFGGLAWLFLGVANNDSLLYDEEFTKYLKDYPDNFRYDKALSREHKNKNGGKMYVQDKIEEYSDEIFKLLDNGAHIYFCGLKGMMPGIQETLKRVAEQRGESWDEKLSQLKKNKHWHVEVY